From a single Vitis vinifera cultivar Pinot Noir 40024 chromosome 18, ASM3070453v1 genomic region:
- the VALCS gene encoding LOW QUALITY PROTEIN: valencene synthase (The sequence of the model RefSeq protein was modified relative to this genomic sequence to represent the inferred CDS: deleted 1 base in 1 codon), protein MELAKLFLSYLPIHHSRYSTVLSLFQGINMSTQVSASSLAQIPKPKNRPVANYHPNIWGDQFISYIPEDKVTRACKEEQFVDLKKEVKRKLTAAAVANPSQLLNFIDAVQRLGVAYHFEQEIEEALQHICNSFHDCNDMDGDLYNIALGFRLLRQQGYSISCGIFNKFMDERGRFKEALISDVRGMLCLYEAAHLRVHGEDIIAKALAFTTTHLKAMVESLGYHLAEQVAHALNRPIRKGLERLEARWYISVYQDEAFHDKTLLELAKLDFNLVQSLHKEELSNLARWWKELDFATKLPFARDRLVECYFWILGVYFEPQYLRGRRILTKVIAMTSILDDIHDAYGTPEELKLFKEAIERWDINSIDQLPEYMKLCYASLLDVYKEIEEEMEKEGNQYRVHYAKEVMKNQVRAYFAEAKWLHEEHVPTIEDYMRVALVSSGYCMLVTTSLVGMGEIATKEAFDWMTSDPKIMSSSNFIARLMDDIKSHKFEQKRGHVASGVECYMKQYGASEEEVYDKFQKQVEDACKDINEEFLRPTAVPMPLLMRVLNLSRVMYVIYTGGDGYTHVGKVMKNNVASLLIHPIA, encoded by the exons ATGGAGCTTGCCAAGCTATTTCTCTCATACCTACCAATTCATCATTCAAGGTATAGTACTGTTCTATCATTGTTCCAAGGAATTAACATGTCTACTCAAGTCTCAGCATCTTCTCTAGCCCAGATTCCCAAACCTAAAAATCGTCCTGTGGCAAACTATCACCCCAACATTTGGGGTGACCAGTTTATCTCCTACATTCCTGAAGACAAG GTTACACGTGCCTGCAAAGAGGAGCAGTTTGTGGATCTGAAAAAGGAAGTGAAAAGGAAATTAACGGCTGCTGCTGTTGCTAACCCTTCCCAATTGCTGAACTTCATTGATGCAGTGCAACGTCTTGGGGTGGCATACCACTTTGAGCAAGAGATAGAAGAAGCATTGCAACATATTTGTAACAGTTTTCATGACTGCAATGATATGGATGGTGATCTCTACAATATTGCTCTTGGATTTCGACTACTAAGGCAACAAGGGTACAGTATTTCATGTG GCATATTCAACAAGTTTATGGATGAACGAGGTAGATTCAAGGAAGCTTTGATCAGCGATGTAAGAGGCATGCTATGCTTGTATGAAGCTGCACATCTGAGGGTTCATGGAGAGGACATAATTGCAAAAGCACTTGCTTTCACCACCACTCACCTCAAGGCCATGGTAGAAAGTTTAGGATACCATCTTGCAGAACAAGTTGCTCATGCCCTGAACCGGCCCATTAGAAAAGGTTTGGAGAGGCTAGAGGCAAGATGGTATATATCTGTCTACCAAGATGAAGCTTTCCATGATAAAACTTTACTAGAGCTAGCAAAATTAGATTTCAATCTAGTGCAGTCACTGCACAAGGAAGAGCTAAGC AATCTTGCAAG GTGGTGGAAAGAATTAGACTTTGCTACAAAGTTACCTTTTGCACGAGACAGATTGGTTGAATGCTACTTTTGGATACTTGGGGTGTATTTTGAGCCTCAATACTTACGGGGTAGACGAATTCTAACCAAAGTAATTGCCATGACATCCATTCTAGATGATATCCATGATGCATATGGCACACCTGAAGAACTCAAGCTCTTCAAGGAAGCCATTGAGAG GTGGGATATTAACAGCATAGATCAGCTTCCAGAATACATGAAACTCTGCTATGCGTCACTCTTAGATGTGTACAAAGAAATCGAGGAAGAGATGGAGAAAGAAGGAAACCAATATCGGGTTCACTATGCCAAAGAAGTA ATGAAGAATCAAGTTCGAGCTTACTTTGCTGAGGCCAAATGGTTACATGAAGAACACGTACCAACAATTGAAGACTACATGCGTGTTGCACTAGTAAGCTCTGGATACTGCATGCTTGTAACCACGTCCTTGGTGGGAATGGGAGAAATAGCAACAAAGGAGGCCTTTGATTGGATGACCAGCGATCCTAAGATTATGTCATCTTCAAATTTCATTGCGAGgctcatggatgacatcaaATCACATAAG TTTGAGCAAAAGAGAGGACATGTTGCCTCAGGCGTTGAATGTTACATGAAGCAATACGGTGCCTCTGAGGAAGAGGTATACGATAAGTTTCAGAAGCAAGTTGAGGATGCATGCAAGGATATTAATGAGGAGTTCCTACGACCTACGGCTGTTCCGATGCCTCTCCTTATGCGTGTGCTTAATCTTTCTCGAGTGATGTATGTGATCTACACGGGGGGAGATGGGTACACTCATGTTGGAAAAGTGATGAAGAATAATGTTGCATCACTGCTCATTCACCCTATCGCATGA